From a region of the uncultured Desulfobacter sp. genome:
- a CDS encoding ABC transporter substrate-binding protein: MAEKPAIKIGYLKITDHFILGVTDRKLQQGMETFQHCTLEPVVKNGWNEVADALSVKSLDGALVLAPTAMDLFKSGVDLKLLLLAHKSGSVLVKNTRANINSVEDFAGKTVLIPYQLSIHNMLFHKLLSEKGLKPGRATEKGIDVTLEVVAPFQMPEALEYDEDGEIGGFIVAEPFGSQVIAAGHGEEFELSKNLWPKHPCCVFVMRTEVIEKNPEAVQEICTSFVRSGLAIDAQPEPASIIGADFFSQDKDIIRRVLTEPPDRILTGELYPQKEDLDIIQKYMMDKMNIMTSLIDLDEFVDTRFADAAGAK, translated from the coding sequence ATGGCGGAAAAACCCGCGATCAAGATCGGATATCTTAAAATCACTGATCATTTCATTCTCGGTGTAACAGATCGAAAATTACAACAAGGTATGGAAACTTTTCAACACTGCACCCTGGAACCTGTGGTTAAAAATGGGTGGAATGAAGTTGCTGATGCGCTTTCCGTAAAATCTTTGGACGGTGCACTGGTTTTGGCTCCAACAGCCATGGATCTTTTCAAATCCGGTGTTGATCTCAAACTGCTGTTGTTAGCCCATAAATCCGGCAGTGTTTTAGTTAAAAATACAAGAGCCAACATCAATTCGGTTGAAGATTTCGCGGGTAAGACCGTATTGATTCCATATCAGCTCTCCATTCACAATATGCTGTTTCACAAGCTGTTATCCGAGAAAGGGTTAAAACCCGGACGTGCCACAGAAAAGGGAATTGATGTCACCCTTGAGGTTGTTGCACCTTTCCAGATGCCCGAAGCCCTTGAGTATGACGAAGACGGCGAAATCGGCGGGTTTATCGTAGCCGAACCATTTGGCTCCCAGGTTATAGCCGCCGGGCATGGTGAAGAATTTGAACTGTCCAAAAATCTATGGCCCAAGCATCCGTGTTGCGTTTTTGTCATGCGTACCGAGGTTATTGAAAAGAATCCCGAAGCTGTTCAGGAGATTTGTACAAGTTTTGTCCGGTCCGGGCTTGCTATTGATGCCCAGCCTGAGCCGGCTTCAATCATTGGTGCTGACTTTTTCTCCCAAGATAAGGATATTATCCGACGGGTGCTTACAGAACCGCCTGACCGGATTCTGACAGGCGAACTTTATCCCCAAAAAGAAGATCTTGATATAATTCAGAAATATATGATGGATAAAATGAATATTATGACCTCCCTTATTGATCTGGATGAATTTGTGGACACGCGTTTCGCCGACGCAGCAGGGGCAAAATAA
- the dnaG gene encoding DNA primase, whose translation MLIPEEKIAEILAGSDIFDVVSEAVILKKSGRNFFGLCPFHSEKTPSFSVNPDKQIFHCFGCNAGGNVLSFVMKYHGISFPEAARMLARKYNIVIETPKMNPQQRKAIHTRESLFRLNKKVMQVYTGFLNDPSKGDSARQYLERRGTSNQIIEQFQLGYAPDAWDVIVNFLRKEKVAKGVAVNSGLVLERKQKNGFYDRFRNRLMFPIFDINMQVAGFGGRVMDDSMPKYMNSPESPVYSKSRILYGLHAAKQACRRQGQVFIVEGYFDFLSLYQHGIKNSVASLGTALTREHVRILKGYATTMTLVFDSDEAGIKAAKRSIDIFVQEGIDTRILVLPGNNDPDSYVMAHGRDAFLELAGTAKTVMQFLLQLSLDTHGTSVEGRIKILDEMKQHLAMIQDYAVRSIYVRELAEILNIDEKAVLEKVKDAYEKQANRQARGPLIPEVEDTSKSVLESDPREKQILSMMLHWPELITVAVEKKVLPSFYSKQLKQLGSLIIDSRTDGQNIVGAVMARVETDEDRQLIASMAMEDYTGVQDPAQTFAILVNRVIKIKNKTDRVIVSELTKVKEGCDVDVIELLKRKQQQIQQLHNS comes from the coding sequence ATGCTGATCCCTGAAGAAAAAATTGCAGAGATTTTAGCTGGTTCGGATATTTTTGATGTTGTTTCCGAGGCGGTTATTCTAAAGAAGTCAGGCAGAAATTTCTTTGGTCTGTGTCCCTTTCATTCCGAAAAAACGCCCTCTTTTTCAGTTAATCCCGATAAACAGATTTTTCATTGCTTTGGATGCAATGCCGGGGGCAACGTCCTGTCTTTTGTCATGAAATATCATGGAATTTCCTTTCCCGAAGCCGCAAGGATGCTGGCTAGAAAATACAACATTGTTATTGAAACCCCAAAAATGAATCCGCAACAGCGCAAAGCCATTCATACCCGGGAATCTCTTTTCCGTCTGAATAAAAAGGTGATGCAGGTATATACGGGATTTTTAAATGACCCTTCAAAGGGAGATTCAGCCAGGCAGTATCTTGAACGGCGGGGAACCAGTAACCAGATTATTGAGCAGTTTCAGCTTGGGTACGCCCCTGATGCCTGGGATGTCATCGTCAATTTTTTAAGAAAAGAGAAGGTTGCTAAAGGGGTTGCGGTCAATTCCGGCCTGGTGCTGGAAAGAAAACAAAAAAATGGGTTTTATGACCGGTTTCGAAACCGGCTGATGTTTCCTATCTTTGACATCAACATGCAGGTGGCCGGATTTGGCGGCCGGGTCATGGACGACAGCATGCCTAAATATATGAACTCCCCTGAAAGCCCGGTGTACAGTAAAAGCCGTATTCTTTACGGATTGCACGCGGCAAAACAGGCGTGCCGCAGGCAGGGTCAGGTGTTTATTGTGGAAGGTTATTTTGATTTCCTTTCACTGTATCAGCACGGGATTAAAAATAGTGTGGCAAGCCTTGGTACAGCTTTGACTCGGGAGCATGTCAGGATTCTTAAGGGTTATGCAACGACTATGACCTTGGTTTTTGACTCAGATGAAGCAGGTATAAAGGCTGCCAAAAGAAGCATTGATATTTTTGTTCAAGAGGGGATTGATACCCGGATTTTGGTGCTTCCGGGAAACAATGACCCTGATTCCTATGTCATGGCCCATGGCCGTGATGCGTTTCTTGAGCTTGCCGGTACTGCCAAGACAGTGATGCAGTTTTTGCTCCAGTTGTCCCTGGATACCCACGGCACTTCGGTTGAGGGGCGTATAAAAATTCTGGACGAGATGAAGCAGCATCTGGCTATGATTCAGGATTATGCGGTCCGTTCAATCTATGTTCGTGAACTTGCTGAAATACTTAATATTGATGAAAAGGCTGTTCTTGAAAAAGTAAAGGATGCCTATGAAAAACAGGCAAACAGACAGGCCCGTGGGCCTTTGATCCCTGAGGTTGAGGACACGTCCAAAAGCGTCCTGGAATCAGATCCAAGGGAAAAACAGATACTTTCCATGATGCTTCATTGGCCTGAACTGATAACTGTTGCCGTGGAAAAAAAGGTACTTCCCTCTTTTTATTCAAAACAACTTAAGCAGTTAGGTTCTTTAATTATTGACAGCCGAACGGACGGACAAAATATTGTGGGTGCGGTTATGGCCCGGGTTGAAACCGACGAAGACCGGCAGTTGATTGCATCCATGGCGATGGAAGATTATACCGGGGTTCAGGATCCGGCGCAGACGTTTGCTATCCTGGTCAACCGGGTCATAAAAATAAAAAATAAAACTGACAGAGTAATTGTCAGTGAATTAACAAAAGTAAAAGAGGGCTGTGATGTTGATGTGATTGAGCTGCTCAAACGTAAACAGCAGCAGATTCAGCAGTTGCATAACAGTTAA
- the rpoD gene encoding RNA polymerase sigma factor RpoD: MADKNSRSEKSVMIGKDEMRKLIKKGEKTGVLSFAEINDAISDDLQSFEQIDDIVIQFQELGIKLVGDRGEDTSAIKPGKTKSPKKASQSSKNKRAKSSGSRKGDDDEDLENNADKKGSKGTLSSGRERSDMEFGAVTDPVKMYLKEMGMVTLLSREGEIEIAKKIEVGERDVLRAMLDCPLALNTIFMYGQKMEEKAMRPKHVLRDVDEGDGVVDEVTKQEKFLESLARIRTLHAQNQSCRDELEDTRKGTKKHSNLREQIDCNTEEIFELLKSWRFESNVIDNIEKSIKNTIIWFKTVDDLLAKCAKTFNVQPSTMMKQTKDRTCFLEWATGRSEITPDRATILFNDIQALCDQVTEKKDLVKGSAEDLNAIVQGIEIGRKKADAAKRELVRANLRLVVSIAKKYTNRGLQFLDLIQEGNIGLMKAVDKFEYRRGYKFSTYATWWIRQAITRAIADQARTIRIPVHMIETINKLIRTSRYLVQEMGKEPSPEEIAEKMEIPIDKVRRVLKIAKEPISLETPIGEEEDSHLGDFIEDKKFSIPSEAAIDLSLAEQTRKILATLTPREEKVLRMRFGIGEKSDHTLEEVGKDFTVTRERIRQIEAKALRKLRHPTRSKKLKTFIEN, translated from the coding sequence ATGGCAGATAAGAACAGCAGATCTGAGAAAAGCGTGATGATCGGCAAGGATGAAATGCGCAAGCTCATCAAAAAGGGAGAGAAAACAGGTGTCCTGTCCTTTGCCGAAATCAACGACGCCATTTCAGATGATTTGCAATCCTTTGAGCAGATAGATGATATTGTCATTCAGTTTCAGGAACTGGGTATTAAACTGGTTGGTGACAGAGGCGAGGATACGTCTGCCATTAAACCAGGTAAAACCAAAAGCCCCAAAAAGGCTTCCCAGTCATCAAAAAACAAGAGAGCCAAAAGTTCTGGATCCCGTAAAGGTGATGACGACGAAGATCTTGAAAACAATGCGGATAAAAAAGGGAGTAAGGGGACACTTTCTTCCGGGCGTGAACGTTCCGATATGGAATTTGGCGCGGTTACTGATCCCGTGAAGATGTATCTCAAAGAGATGGGTATGGTGACCCTGCTCAGCCGTGAAGGTGAAATTGAGATCGCTAAAAAAATAGAGGTCGGTGAACGGGATGTACTGCGGGCCATGCTGGATTGTCCTTTGGCGCTGAACACCATTTTTATGTACGGTCAAAAAATGGAAGAGAAGGCCATGCGGCCCAAGCACGTACTCCGGGACGTGGATGAGGGTGACGGGGTGGTTGATGAAGTCACCAAGCAGGAAAAGTTTCTTGAATCCTTAGCCCGGATAAGAACTTTGCATGCGCAGAATCAGTCCTGCCGTGATGAGCTGGAAGACACCAGGAAAGGTACAAAAAAACACAGCAATCTCAGGGAACAGATTGACTGTAACACAGAAGAGATTTTTGAACTGCTTAAAAGCTGGCGATTTGAATCCAATGTCATTGATAATATAGAAAAGAGTATCAAAAACACAATAATCTGGTTTAAAACCGTGGACGATCTGTTGGCCAAGTGTGCAAAAACGTTTAATGTCCAACCCAGCACAATGATGAAACAGACAAAAGACCGGACTTGTTTTCTTGAATGGGCTACGGGAAGAAGTGAAATCACCCCGGATCGTGCCACTATCCTTTTTAATGATATTCAGGCGTTGTGCGATCAGGTTACAGAAAAAAAGGACTTAGTTAAAGGCAGTGCGGAGGATCTAAACGCAATTGTTCAGGGGATTGAAATAGGGCGTAAAAAAGCGGATGCTGCCAAACGAGAACTGGTGCGTGCCAACTTAAGGCTTGTGGTAAGTATTGCCAAAAAATATACCAATAGGGGGCTGCAGTTCCTTGATCTGATCCAGGAAGGAAATATCGGTTTGATGAAGGCCGTGGATAAATTTGAGTATCGCCGGGGATATAAATTTTCCACATATGCCACCTGGTGGATCCGCCAGGCCATTACCCGTGCCATTGCAGATCAGGCCAGAACCATCAGAATTCCGGTTCATATGATTGAAACCATTAACAAGCTGATCCGTACCTCCCGGTACCTGGTTCAGGAGATGGGCAAGGAACCTTCCCCTGAAGAGATTGCCGAAAAAATGGAAATCCCCATTGATAAAGTTCGGCGGGTGCTTAAGATTGCCAAGGAGCCCATATCCCTTGAAACACCTATTGGTGAGGAAGAAGACAGCCATCTTGGGGATTTTATCGAGGATAAGAAATTTTCTATTCCTTCCGAGGCCGCCATTGATTTAAGCCTTGCCGAGCAGACGCGTAAAATATTGGCAACGCTAACGCCCAGGGAGGAAAAAGTGTTAAGGATGCGTTTTGGCATTGGAGAAAAGTCTGATCATACTTTAGAAGAAGTTGGAAAGGATTTTACCGTTACAAGGGAGCGTATTCGTCAGATTGAAGCCAAGGCCTTGCGTAAACTTCGTCATCCGACCAGGAGTAAAAAGTTAAAAACATTCATAGAGAATTAG
- the ispD gene encoding 2-C-methyl-D-erythritol 4-phosphate cytidylyltransferase, whose amino-acid sequence MSDAKNKEMFKNIAVVVAGGKGLRMQSTVKKQFIDLEGIPVIVRTLAAFDTHCRVDEIILVAPEQDLDFIRNDLLHRFSFSTPLHIIKGGVTRQDSVGNGLDKALKICAQPETTFVLIHDGVRPFVGENLVDRCLEGALKHGACIPVLGICDTVKRADKNGKIICTLDRDGLFRAQTPQVFRLDLIIKAASHARNTDFLGTDEASVCEHAKIPVAMVEGGRFNIKLTSPQDLIFAGLIIRQAVEQKKEAELTGHSCFY is encoded by the coding sequence ATGTCTGACGCAAAAAATAAAGAAATGTTTAAAAATATTGCCGTTGTTGTGGCGGGCGGAAAAGGCCTGCGTATGCAGTCTACGGTTAAAAAACAGTTCATTGATCTGGAAGGTATTCCGGTAATTGTCCGCACGCTTGCCGCCTTTGACACGCACTGCCGGGTGGATGAAATTATTCTGGTGGCTCCGGAACAGGATCTGGATTTTATCCGAAATGACCTTTTGCACCGATTTTCATTTTCCACACCTTTGCATATTATCAAAGGCGGTGTTACCCGTCAGGATTCCGTGGGCAACGGACTTGATAAAGCGTTAAAAATTTGTGCCCAACCAGAAACAACATTTGTGCTGATTCATGACGGGGTCCGGCCCTTTGTGGGTGAGAATCTGGTTGATAGGTGCCTTGAAGGTGCTTTAAAACACGGTGCCTGCATCCCGGTTCTTGGTATCTGTGATACAGTAAAAAGAGCTGATAAAAACGGCAAAATAATCTGCACCCTTGACCGGGATGGATTGTTCCGGGCCCAGACGCCCCAGGTCTTTCGTCTGGACCTGATTATCAAGGCTGCTTCCCATGCCCGGAATACCGACTTTTTGGGCACGGACGAAGCTTCGGTCTGCGAACATGCGAAAATACCGGTGGCGATGGTGGAAGGCGGACGGTTTAATATTAAACTTACTTCTCCCCAGGATCTGATTTTTGCAGGCTTGATTATTCGACAGGCTGTCGAGCAAAAAAAAGAGGCTGAATTAACCGGACATTCATGTTTTTATTGA
- a CDS encoding Nif3-like dinuclear metal center hexameric protein, which translates to MECTPRFFILRVIESMPTVRQIIDIVDEIAPFSLAESWDNSGLQAGDPGWQVSKILIALDVTDNAMFEAEKLGCDMLITHHPLIMSPAKKIDFSKMPGTAILTSARARIAIVSAHTNLDKAQDGLNDYLAQKLGVFCTNVFLADAMQNESTGQIQGLGRIGRLGGTMTLEQLACRIKKNLGIPRVRVVGNPGNMVSTAALCSGSGGSLTTQFLNSGMDVYITGDLKYHEARDIEAYGKSAVDVGHFSSESIAVELLKKRLGQMFDAEKYEIVINTYDQEQDPFLTI; encoded by the coding sequence GTGGAGTGTACTCCACGCTTTTTTATTTTGAGAGTTATTGAAAGCATGCCCACGGTAAGACAGATTATTGATATTGTAGATGAAATTGCGCCTTTCTCCCTGGCTGAATCCTGGGATAATTCAGGGCTTCAGGCCGGAGATCCCGGTTGGCAGGTGTCGAAGATTTTAATTGCCCTGGATGTTACAGACAACGCAATGTTTGAAGCGGAAAAGTTGGGATGTGACATGCTGATTACCCATCATCCTTTGATTATGTCACCTGCAAAGAAAATTGATTTCAGCAAGATGCCCGGCACGGCCATTTTGACCAGTGCCAGAGCCCGTATTGCTATCGTTAGCGCCCATACAAATTTGGATAAAGCCCAAGATGGTTTGAACGATTATCTGGCCCAAAAGCTTGGGGTTTTTTGTACCAATGTTTTTCTTGCCGATGCAATGCAAAATGAATCCACCGGGCAGATTCAAGGGCTTGGGCGCATCGGCCGGCTTGGTGGAACCATGACACTTGAACAACTGGCTTGCCGGATTAAAAAAAACTTGGGAATTCCCCGGGTAAGAGTTGTTGGTAATCCCGGTAATATGGTATCAACAGCAGCTTTGTGCTCGGGTTCCGGCGGCTCTTTGACAACTCAATTTTTAAATTCAGGAATGGATGTATATATTACTGGAGATTTGAAATACCACGAGGCACGGGATATAGAAGCCTATGGTAAATCCGCTGTCGATGTCGGCCACTTTTCTTCCGAATCCATTGCTGTTGAGCTTTTGAAAAAACGTCTTGGTCAGATGTTTGATGCCGAAAAATATGAAATTGTAATTAATACATATGATCAGGAACAAGATCCATTTTTAACCATATGA
- a CDS encoding HPr family phosphocarrier protein, whose protein sequence is MNDTCDISFKEKANIFSYEYLQCVLFLIGLNDDSYLFTKKLCSKLIITSHIMEDFLDFHGAKKNKDWVFYRAISAAVRHLSLACYSQRHTLDRFDFYDFGDQNHSAFKQEALDMLKFLQNAIHQAAPVALREAQRLGITIPESGYDLDYFPGIATASQLEHNIDNAMPKSSQKKNLTRIASQFLELIRDFEQFTFYERYDLETIYKLVPDVINEVTIRSYEMRVHNIQSSFDSYVVTTLQSPDVELLSQLRSHFSIVFHILQVLGRLLHFYERHLYDTGFKHVYKNISLSLSDLIDPDTVLDRAMNYCLYYAGRFLSSGKAVATKVLNMNMESDTIEVGIPKDRGFHSRPSLLVAKIVQHYGGEVTLYVGKDQFDASSVLDIQWAGGKIKKEEIETVVFTGDSRALNDLKILSSVNYGEDHMGKGIPLPSELSYLI, encoded by the coding sequence ATGAATGACACCTGTGACATATCTTTTAAAGAAAAAGCAAATATTTTTTCATATGAGTATCTTCAATGCGTTCTATTCCTTATTGGATTGAATGACGACAGTTATCTTTTTACCAAGAAATTGTGCTCAAAATTGATAATCACCTCCCACATCATGGAGGATTTTCTCGACTTTCACGGTGCAAAAAAAAACAAAGACTGGGTGTTTTACCGTGCAATATCAGCAGCAGTTCGACATCTTTCCCTGGCCTGTTATTCCCAGCGTCACACCCTGGACCGGTTCGACTTTTATGATTTCGGGGATCAAAACCACAGTGCCTTTAAACAGGAAGCACTGGATATGCTTAAATTTCTCCAGAATGCCATTCATCAGGCAGCACCGGTTGCCCTGAGGGAGGCACAGCGTTTGGGTATCACCATTCCGGAATCCGGCTATGATCTGGACTATTTTCCCGGCATTGCCACGGCCAGCCAACTGGAACATAATATTGACAACGCCATGCCCAAAAGCAGTCAGAAAAAGAATCTGACACGCATTGCCAGTCAGTTTCTTGAGCTGATCCGGGATTTTGAACAGTTTACCTTTTACGAACGGTATGATCTTGAGACGATTTACAAGCTTGTGCCTGATGTTATCAATGAGGTAACAATTCGAAGTTATGAGATGCGGGTGCATAATATCCAGTCTTCCTTTGATTCTTATGTGGTCACCACGTTGCAGTCCCCTGATGTTGAACTTTTAAGCCAGTTGCGCAGTCATTTTTCCATCGTATTTCATATTTTGCAGGTTTTAGGGCGTTTGCTTCATTTTTATGAACGGCATTTGTATGATACCGGTTTTAAACATGTTTATAAAAATATCAGCCTGTCTCTTTCAGATCTCATTGATCCGGATACTGTTTTGGATCGTGCCATGAATTATTGTTTATATTATGCAGGTCGTTTTTTATCCTCCGGCAAAGCTGTGGCCACAAAGGTTTTAAACATGAATATGGAATCGGACACAATTGAAGTGGGTATTCCCAAAGACAGGGGCTTTCACAGCCGGCCAAGCCTTTTGGTAGCAAAAATCGTTCAGCATTATGGTGGAGAAGTCACGCTTTATGTGGGAAAAGATCAGTTTGATGCCTCTTCGGTCCTTGATATCCAGTGGGCCGGGGGCAAAATTAAAAAAGAGGAGATTGAAACGGTCGTTTTTACGGGCGATTCCAGGGCATTGAATGATTTGAAAATCCTTTCCAGTGTAAATTACGGTGAAGATCACATGGGCAAGGGCATTCCCTTGCCCAGCGAATTAAGTTATTTGATTTAA
- a CDS encoding serine protein kinase PrkA produces the protein MATTTDPKSFNHHVEAVKKGTRRFEDAFQGVSRMILDAGIRKVTVKGKTTYQFDLFSQGKRHLVGMYDEINAFVSFVKDASEGGSSREMAFVLVGEPGNGKTFFVEYLCDRYREFLSVPNNMKYTFRFKNLDRLGGYGKINVIESQTYEDPMILAMSFRGNKDASMSYLSKSFNFKDKEIESLYERYRPLGACSAYIWNQIREYCDDNPDQMMEFIEIAPVPLIESLGTITGKYPAKDKITSSAVDLMGEESIQRLLHIPDSNNPYRFDLRRGALARVAGGGIHFADEIYKNKKDLVQVYLGVIQNRVIEMDGFKWPIDTLIIATSNNSEFNSFLMEREEAPIVDRCRICYVAHNTDYKLQKMLTEYAIGTDVKRSLEHEVLHQDPNLNHAASVAVVLTRLPRSDKLTPVETMKLAAGEVAGEKSLKTLAELIDQLNRDTDITKRFGQKGLGQRNLGRAVQLLLESSETNDGKCMFALDIFNALERVVLDYVHEPADRSKFMEDIKIARGLYRERIMTEMFNAYMDEPLAIKKDVLNYVNMIIGVDAEHLGPDMMWKYKDPQTGELRALKIDERYIKNVEERLGLKTEEQRASFRNSIRKIYGQKLSVDANYDFMDNLELVKAITDVRLKSDIAGAGSLIGALANRTNEENQKLYERMIYTMDKKLGYCPTCAQKTIEYFCSQEDDK, from the coding sequence ATGGCCACTACAACAGATCCTAAGAGCTTTAACCATCACGTCGAAGCCGTTAAAAAGGGGACCCGAAGATTTGAGGATGCATTCCAGGGGGTTTCCCGCATGATTCTGGACGCCGGTATCCGTAAGGTCACGGTCAAGGGAAAGACCACCTACCAGTTTGACCTGTTCAGCCAAGGCAAGAGGCATCTGGTGGGCATGTATGACGAAATCAATGCCTTTGTCTCTTTTGTCAAGGATGCCTCCGAGGGTGGGTCTTCCAGGGAAATGGCTTTTGTCCTGGTGGGCGAACCGGGAAATGGAAAAACTTTTTTCGTTGAATACTTGTGTGACCGGTACCGGGAGTTTTTATCTGTCCCAAATAATATGAAATATACGTTTCGATTCAAGAATCTTGACCGATTGGGCGGATATGGAAAGATCAATGTCATTGAATCCCAGACCTATGAAGATCCCATGATTCTTGCTATGAGCTTTAGAGGGAATAAAGATGCCTCCATGAGTTATCTTTCCAAATCATTTAACTTCAAGGACAAGGAGATCGAAAGCCTTTATGAACGATATCGTCCTTTAGGTGCTTGTTCGGCCTACATATGGAATCAGATTCGGGAATATTGTGATGATAACCCTGACCAAATGATGGAATTTATCGAAATTGCCCCGGTACCGTTGATAGAAAGTCTTGGTACGATTACCGGCAAATATCCGGCCAAAGATAAGATCACCTCTTCGGCCGTGGATCTTATGGGTGAAGAGTCCATCCAGCGCCTGCTGCATATTCCGGATTCCAACAACCCTTATCGGTTTGACCTGCGTCGGGGGGCTTTGGCCCGGGTGGCCGGCGGCGGCATCCATTTTGCCGACGAAATTTACAAAAACAAAAAGGATTTGGTGCAGGTGTATCTTGGTGTCATCCAGAACCGTGTGATTGAAATGGATGGTTTTAAATGGCCCATTGACACCCTGATCATCGCCACCTCAAATAACTCCGAGTTTAATTCCTTTTTAATGGAACGTGAAGAAGCGCCCATTGTTGACCGGTGCCGGATTTGCTATGTGGCCCATAATACGGATTATAAACTCCAGAAAATGTTGACCGAATATGCCATCGGTACTGATGTCAAGCGTTCCCTTGAGCATGAAGTACTTCACCAGGATCCAAATTTGAATCATGCGGCATCCGTTGCCGTGGTGCTGACCCGGTTACCCCGGTCCGACAAACTCACCCCGGTTGAAACCATGAAGCTTGCCGCAGGGGAAGTGGCCGGTGAAAAAAGCCTTAAAACCCTGGCCGAACTTATTGATCAGCTTAACCGGGATACGGATATAACCAAACGCTTCGGCCAGAAAGGCCTGGGGCAGAGAAACCTTGGCCGTGCCGTGCAGCTTTTGCTGGAATCTTCTGAAACCAATGACGGTAAGTGCATGTTTGCCTTAGATATTTTTAACGCCCTGGAACGGGTGGTACTTGATTATGTCCATGAACCTGCCGACCGGTCCAAGTTCATGGAGGATATAAAAATTGCCAGGGGCCTTTACCGGGAACGCATCATGACAGAGATGTTTAACGCATATATGGACGAACCGCTGGCCATCAAAAAAGATGTACTCAACTATGTAAATATGATCATTGGTGTGGATGCCGAGCATTTAGGGCCTGATATGATGTGGAAGTACAAGGATCCCCAGACCGGTGAGCTTCGGGCCCTTAAAATTGATGAGCGCTATATTAAAAACGTTGAGGAACGCCTGGGTCTTAAAACCGAAGAACAGCGGGCTTCCTTTAGAAATTCCATTAGAAAGATATATGGCCAGAAACTGTCTGTGGATGCCAATTATGATTTCATGGACAACCTGGAGCTGGTTAAAGCCATCACCGATGTTCGGCTTAAATCTGATATCGCCGGCGCCGGCTCTTTAATTGGAGCGCTGGCCAACCGGACCAACGAAGAAAATCAAAAACTGTATGAGAGAATGATTTACACCATGGATAAGAAGCTTGGGTACTGCCCGACGTGTGCTCAAAAGACCATAGAGTACTTCTGCAGCCAGGAAGATGACAAGTAG
- a CDS encoding C4-type zinc ribbon domain-containing protein codes for MSKPEIATLVKLQEAETQIVRLRDVLCEVEKKKTKLASRLKQFAAALKENIEELERLEKNCLDSENEIKIVDARIVKSNETLRNVTTNKEYQVLLREVDDNKKRKDALETELLQIMEEREKSQAIVDESTKEYQQLEEQVKAEQNQIEDQTTKDRKLLGEYLESQEEIGASLDPKLLDRFKRISKMNEGSAVAAVQDQVCLGCFMNIPPQLYIEVQRGNQLIFCPQCSRILYYEKS; via the coding sequence ATGTCAAAACCAGAGATAGCCACCCTTGTAAAACTTCAGGAGGCTGAAACCCAAATAGTCCGTCTTAGGGATGTACTGTGCGAGGTTGAAAAAAAGAAAACCAAGCTGGCATCCAGGCTCAAACAGTTTGCAGCAGCACTCAAGGAAAATATAGAAGAACTTGAAAGGCTTGAAAAAAATTGTCTTGACAGTGAAAATGAAATTAAAATTGTTGATGCCCGTATCGTCAAAAGCAACGAAACCCTTCGCAATGTAACCACAAATAAAGAGTATCAGGTATTGCTCCGGGAGGTGGATGATAACAAAAAAAGGAAAGATGCTTTAGAGACAGAACTGTTACAGATCATGGAAGAGCGGGAAAAGTCCCAGGCTATTGTGGATGAAAGTACAAAAGAATATCAGCAGCTTGAAGAACAGGTCAAGGCGGAACAGAACCAGATTGAAGACCAAACTACTAAAGACCGCAAGCTTCTTGGGGAATATCTTGAAAGCCAGGAAGAAATCGGTGCAAGTCTGGACCCTAAACTTTTAGATCGGTTTAAACGCATTTCCAAAATGAATGAGGGATCTGCCGTTGCCGCGGTACAGGATCAGGTCTGTTTAGGGTGTTTTATGAATATTCCGCCCCAGCTGTATATTGAAGTTCAGCGCGGAAACCAGTTGATATTCTGCCCCCAGTGCAGCCGAATTCTCTATTATGAGAAAAGCTAA